One stretch of Verrucomicrobiota bacterium DNA includes these proteins:
- a CDS encoding RNA pseudouridine synthase: protein MIPSEWRALPWCRGVRVASSGVDWVVVEKPEGVLSHPNEEGDRSRSVLCLPYQPDKEEFTVTSELSLRLCHRLDGPTSGLLTLATGEKANWFRRAWEEGRVKKDYWAIVVGRPRDREFSWTDRLVKKRVSGKIRVEVGASGIAAETRGREITFSRNALPLTLLQLQPRTGRTHQLRVQAAAHRLPILGDRQYGDFRANRLFRQKSRGSRLFLHASRLQWKEGGRVMKVGSAIPQEFVDCFPGTARIRDLQSVKA, encoded by the coding sequence ATGATTCCGTCAGAGTGGAGGGCGCTTCCCTGGTGCCGTGGAGTCAGGGTGGCCTCGTCGGGCGTCGATTGGGTTGTGGTTGAGAAGCCGGAAGGGGTATTGTCTCATCCCAATGAGGAAGGAGATCGATCGCGATCGGTTCTCTGTCTTCCCTATCAACCCGACAAAGAGGAATTTACCGTCACGTCGGAACTTTCGCTGCGGCTTTGTCATCGCCTGGATGGTCCGACTTCGGGGCTGTTGACGTTAGCGACCGGCGAAAAGGCGAATTGGTTTCGTCGCGCTTGGGAGGAAGGTCGCGTGAAAAAGGACTATTGGGCAATCGTCGTCGGACGACCCCGCGACAGGGAGTTTTCCTGGACGGATCGGTTGGTAAAGAAGCGGGTGAGTGGCAAGATCAGGGTTGAGGTTGGAGCAAGTGGGATAGCCGCTGAAACGAGAGGTCGTGAGATCACATTCTCGCGAAATGCTCTTCCGTTGACTTTGCTCCAGCTTCAGCCGAGGACGGGTCGGACCCATCAACTCCGGGTCCAAGCCGCTGCCCATCGACTGCCGATTCTGGGTGATCGTCAATATGGTGATTTTAGGGCAAATCGGTTATTTCGGCAGAAGAGTCGGGGTTCCCGGCTTTTTCTGCACGCCTCTCGTTTGCAGTGGAAAGAAGGTGGCCGGGTCATGAAGGTGGGATCCGCGATTCCACAGGAGTTCGTAGACTGCTTCCCGGGGACCGCTCGAATCCGTGACTTGCAGTCGGTAAAAGCGTAA
- a CDS encoding ABC transporter permease, with translation MLRYFLKRLLISIPVLFAVATITFFLVRAAPGDPFSDEKKIPETSREEIVAFYGLDKPIYKQYFQFLGNIARLDPGYSYSHSGYTVLEIVSHHFPITLAYALPGFLLALLLGIPLGSIAALHHGKAGDGLASSLAMIGICLPTFVIGPLLALFFGGILGILPSVGWVSAAQFGGTFLPWTYLVLPTLTLAILYAAFITRLSRSGLIETLQSDFIRTARAKGLSSRRILWRHALPVSVLPVVNFLGPALAGILTGSFIIETIFNIPGLGQFFVEAAIDRDYPLLLGLVVFYAALILVFNLLVDLAQGALNPRIREGIGK, from the coding sequence GTGCTACGATATTTCCTGAAACGATTGTTGATTTCGATTCCGGTCCTTTTCGCAGTAGCGACCATCACTTTCTTCCTTGTTCGAGCTGCACCAGGGGATCCGTTTTCCGACGAGAAAAAAATCCCCGAAACGAGTCGCGAAGAAATCGTAGCCTTCTACGGACTCGATAAACCCATCTACAAACAGTATTTTCAATTCCTTGGAAATATCGCGCGGCTTGACCCCGGATACTCCTACTCGCACTCCGGTTACACGGTACTTGAGATCGTCTCCCACCACTTCCCCATAACGCTCGCCTACGCTTTACCCGGATTTCTCCTCGCGCTGCTTCTTGGCATTCCTCTCGGATCGATCGCGGCACTTCATCATGGTAAAGCGGGCGATGGTCTTGCCTCCAGTCTCGCAATGATAGGAATCTGCTTACCGACTTTTGTCATTGGTCCCCTGCTCGCACTCTTTTTTGGAGGAATTCTAGGTATCCTACCCTCGGTCGGATGGGTTTCAGCCGCTCAGTTTGGAGGGACGTTTCTACCCTGGACCTATCTAGTTCTGCCTACATTGACTCTTGCCATTCTCTACGCCGCTTTCATCACTCGGCTCTCAAGGTCAGGCTTAATTGAAACCCTGCAAAGCGATTTCATTCGTACTGCGCGAGCAAAAGGTCTTTCTTCCCGCCGAATTCTCTGGAGACATGCGCTTCCGGTGAGCGTGCTTCCCGTGGTCAATTTTCTCGGGCCTGCCCTTGCGGGAATTCTGACCGGGTCTTTCATAATAGAAACAATCTTCAATATCCCCGGCCTCGGCCAGTTTTTCGTAGAGGCGGCTATTGATCGCGACTACCCTCTTCTCCTCGGCTTGGTGGTGTTTTACGCGGCCCTAATCCTCGTCTTCAATCTCTTGGTCGATCTGGCTCAAGGAGCCTTAAATCCAAGAATCCGGGAAGGTATCGGAAAGTGA
- a CDS encoding inositol monophosphatase — MPQGSEIDRRITVGLDLMRSQILPFHNSFGAVESEWKSDASRVTETDRIISDSIMSGIAREFSEDDCCSEELDLDSPKPLVSRFCWILDPVDGTNNFAIGMPNCAISLALLENGMPVYGWVYDFAGRQLIHGGAGRGIFVGDQQVERRVADLGEQTPIGIQFPLSKGILEKLLSVLNRERVRSLGSSTMEGVYVALGHLKGAVDFKVKVWDIAAFVAFFREFDVPYRFLRDPAFPLQLFDLKARSTPFVAGSNDFCEEIEALLSSSENSSLQE; from the coding sequence ATGCCCCAGGGCTCAGAAATCGACAGGAGGATCACCGTTGGCCTCGACTTGATGCGTTCCCAGATTCTCCCCTTTCACAATTCTTTTGGTGCCGTTGAGAGCGAATGGAAAAGTGATGCAAGCCGGGTCACGGAAACCGACCGGATCATTTCGGACTCGATCATGAGTGGGATCGCACGTGAATTCTCAGAAGATGATTGTTGTAGCGAGGAGTTGGATCTCGACTCCCCCAAACCCCTGGTCAGTCGTTTTTGCTGGATTCTTGATCCAGTGGATGGAACGAACAATTTTGCGATCGGAATGCCGAACTGCGCCATTTCTTTGGCATTGTTGGAAAATGGTATGCCTGTTTACGGATGGGTCTACGACTTTGCAGGACGACAACTCATTCATGGTGGTGCCGGGCGAGGCATCTTTGTCGGCGACCAGCAAGTGGAAAGGCGGGTGGCGGATCTGGGAGAGCAGACTCCGATCGGAATTCAGTTTCCCCTCTCGAAAGGAATATTGGAAAAGTTGCTCTCCGTCTTGAACCGCGAGCGAGTGAGGTCCCTTGGGTCGAGCACGATGGAAGGGGTATACGTCGCCCTGGGTCATCTCAAGGGTGCGGTGGACTTTAAGGTTAAAGTCTGGGATATCGCTGCCTTTGTGGCGTTCTTTCGTGAGTTTGATGTTCCCTATCGTTTTCTTCGGGATCCTGCGTTTCCACTGCAACTGTTCGATTTGAAAGCCCGCTCGACTCCCTTTGTCGCCGGCTCAAACGACTTTTGCGAAGAGATTGAGGCCCTTTTGAGTAGCAGCGAAAATTCTTCTTTGCAGGAGTGA
- a CDS encoding septum formation initiator family protein has translation MEKVVRWILLASILTLLVIFAVVGRQSFKEYSQFREREIQLRERIETERAEYERQRKYYRKLMNDPVFLEAVVRERLGYVREGEVIFRFEEE, from the coding sequence GTGGAAAAGGTAGTCCGATGGATTCTGCTCGCTTCGATCCTCACGTTACTCGTGATTTTCGCAGTAGTGGGGCGCCAGAGTTTTAAGGAGTATAGTCAGTTTCGTGAGCGGGAGATCCAATTGCGAGAGAGAATTGAAACCGAGAGGGCGGAGTATGAGCGCCAGCGAAAGTATTACCGTAAACTTATGAATGATCCGGTATTCCTCGAGGCAGTCGTTCGGGAGAGGCTTGGCTATGTGCGCGAGGGGGAAGTGATCTTCCGTTTCGAAGAGGAGTAG
- a CDS encoding aminotransferase class III-fold pyridoxal phosphate-dependent enzyme, whose amino-acid sequence MSAFSDSRLAESRSLFERAVRVVPGGVYGHTSPAAGLPGVFPYFAESAEGCRFTDVDGNVYLDFMCGFGPIVLGYHHPEVEEAASEAKSKGNLYNQPSRGFVELAELLVDRVDFADWAVFGKNGSDVTTWALQVAREATGRKKILMLKGAYHGVDAWCAPGFGGIIEEDRQHIHRFTWNDLGSFRGMLNAFSGQVAAIFVTPYHHPSFAPSEMPEDGFLLEVQKECNRQGVVLVLDDIRTGFRLHTGGSHQRFGFQPDIACYCKALGNGFPISAAVGRDSLKSAAAKVFLTGSYWNNADAMAAARTCLMVIERDDIPEKIERVGDRLCRGLSDAASRFGYSLRCTGPRAAPYPFFEDDRDLRKIQDFCTRAVRKGAFFHPHHNWFLSAAHDDESVDEAISIASECLEEMVESHPVVIPG is encoded by the coding sequence ATGTCAGCTTTTTCCGATAGTCGTCTCGCCGAATCCCGTTCTCTTTTTGAACGGGCTGTGCGGGTGGTGCCAGGTGGCGTGTATGGGCACACTAGCCCCGCTGCCGGTTTGCCGGGAGTCTTTCCCTACTTTGCTGAATCTGCTGAGGGTTGTCGGTTCACCGATGTAGACGGCAATGTCTACCTGGATTTCATGTGCGGATTTGGACCGATTGTCCTTGGCTATCACCATCCAGAGGTAGAAGAAGCGGCCTCCGAAGCCAAGAGCAAAGGAAATTTGTATAACCAACCGTCCCGAGGGTTTGTGGAGCTTGCAGAGCTTCTCGTAGACCGGGTGGACTTCGCCGATTGGGCGGTTTTTGGAAAGAATGGCTCCGACGTGACGACTTGGGCGCTTCAGGTGGCTCGTGAGGCAACTGGTCGCAAGAAGATCCTGATGCTTAAAGGTGCTTACCATGGGGTCGACGCATGGTGCGCTCCCGGCTTCGGTGGAATTATTGAAGAAGACCGGCAACACATACACCGTTTTACGTGGAACGACTTGGGATCCTTTCGCGGAATGCTGAATGCGTTCTCAGGCCAAGTTGCCGCAATCTTCGTTACTCCCTACCACCACCCTTCGTTCGCTCCCTCCGAAATGCCGGAAGATGGATTTCTTTTGGAAGTGCAGAAGGAATGTAATCGACAGGGAGTGGTCTTGGTTCTGGATGATATTCGGACGGGCTTTCGCTTGCATACCGGTGGCTCGCATCAGCGATTCGGCTTTCAGCCGGACATCGCCTGCTACTGCAAGGCTTTGGGCAACGGCTTTCCGATTTCGGCCGCGGTCGGTCGGGACTCGTTGAAATCGGCCGCAGCTAAGGTCTTTCTCACCGGAAGTTACTGGAATAATGCAGATGCTATGGCGGCTGCTAGGACCTGCTTGATGGTGATTGAGCGGGACGATATACCAGAGAAAATCGAGAGAGTAGGGGATCGACTCTGCCGGGGGTTGAGCGATGCAGCCAGCCGGTTTGGCTATTCGCTTCGGTGCACGGGTCCAAGGGCCGCACCGTATCCATTTTTTGAAGACGATCGAGATTTGAGAAAGATTCAGGATTTTTGCACCCGGGCGGTTCGTAAGGGCGCGTTTTTTCATCCCCACCACAATTGGTTTCTGAGTGCAGCCCATGATGATGAATCGGTAGACGAAGCGATTTCCATTGCGTCGGAATGTCTTGAGGAAATGGTGGAATCTCACCCGGTCGTGATTCCCGGATAA